The Triplophysa rosa linkage group LG15, Trosa_1v2, whole genome shotgun sequence genome has a segment encoding these proteins:
- the kita gene encoding mast/stem cell growth factor receptor kita isoform X2, with translation MDYRCVLFTVLLQFIVQPGRSRPTITPDGPQLTVPLNGNFILRCQSDSSVRWLREDRPTRTLKEEQREGLFTILKVPKAGPQHMGKYSCREESGEKSSIYVYVKADPENPFRRGIVFDIVAGEGETVTIPCSATDPNMQDLHLEKCDGQPLPDRLRYSSSIETGVALNSIRKDFEGCYVCVGTLGGATVKSGEYQLNVRLVPDAPPPITLGQPQRVLLTQGEKLSLSCSTSNVNSDITIKWKAPHGVQPSVQQTSRLLTEPISHLRTATLNLPSVTIQDTGNYSCEAMNEKGTSVKLVSVDIYGKGFINLTSVENSTKRVQAGESLSLRVVMDAYPKPQSFSWSYSRLRLTNTTDHVITSRSHGNSYTSELKLVRLKVSESGVYTFTCSNRDVTIHQRFEVHVISKPQIVSYEGPIDGQVRCVAEGYPTPQIKWYYCDQPHLRCSNLLNATQEEEDVVTVTMTNPPFGKGAVESRLNITKNNYPTLECVASANGEIVYTLFSISESTIPHELFTPLLIGFVAAAVILLLILIVLSYKYMQKPKYQIQWKVIEGIHGNNYVYIDPTQLPYDHQWEFPRDKLRFGKTLGSGAFGKVVEATAYGMSKADSVLTVAVKMLKPSAHATEKEALMSELKVLSYLGNHINIVNLLGACTIGGPTLVITEYCCFGDLLNFLRRRRESFYFCTLGEDTYYRNVMMQPKASESRNGYVTMKPSATGILSSENRRSLNKGDTYSDSDTVSEILQEDGLTLDTEDLLSFSYQVAKGMDFLASKNCIHRDLAARNILLTQGRVAKICDFGLARDITTDSNYVVKGNARLPVKWMSPESIFECVYTFESDVWSYGILLWEIFSLGSSPYPGMPVDSKFYKMIKEGYRMESPEFAPVEMYEIMHSCWDADPFQRPSFSKIVEKIEQQISDSTKHIYLNFSSKLPVASGTREESSSHVHRLNSAGSHSTITQPLLSSNNVFIEGMGPRPIPV, from the exons ATGGACTATCGCTGCGTTCTCTTTACTGTTTTGTTGCAGTTCATCGTCCAACCAG GCAGGTCCAGGCCCACCATCACCCCGGACGGACCCCAGCTCACAGTTCCGCTGAACGGCAACTTCATTTTGCGTTGCCAGAGTGACAGTTCGGTGCGCTGGCTACGAGAAGATCGTCCAACACGGACCCTAAAGGAGGAACAAAGAGAGGGCCTGTTCACAATTCTTAAAGTGCCCAAAGCAGGCCCGCAACACATGGGCAAATATTCCTGTCGGGAAGAGTCTGGTGAAAAGAGCTCCATCTATGTGTATGTTAAAG CAGATCCTGAAAATCCCTTCAGGAGGGGCATCGTGTTCGACATTGTCGCGGGAGAAGGAGAAACGGTCACGATCCCGTGCTCGGCGACAGACCCTAACATGCAAGACCTGCACTTGGAGAAATGTGACGGGCAACCCTTGCCTGACAGATTGCGATATTCGTCCAGTATCGAGACGGGTGTGGCGCTAAATAGCATTAGGAAGGATTTCGAGGGATGCTACGTCTGTGTCGGGACTCTGGGGGGAGCCACTGTTAAATCCGGGGAATATCAACTCAACGTCCGGCTCG tTCCAGACGCACCCCCTCCGATCACACTGGGTCAGCCTCAAAGAGTTCTGCTCACCCAGGGGGAAAAACTTTCCCTATCCTGCTCCACCTCAAATGTCAACAGCGACATCACGATCAAGTGGAAGGCTCCACATGGAGTG CAACCGTCAGTGCAGCAGACATCCCGTCTCCTGACTGAGCCCATTTCTCACTTACGGACGGCCACCCTAAACCTGCCCTCCGTCACAATACAGGACACTGGGAATTACAGCTGTGAGGCTATGAATGAGAAAGGGACCAGTGTAAAGTTAGTCTCGGTCGATATCTATG GTAAAGGCTTCATTAACCTAACAAGTGTGGAGAACAGCACAAAAAGAGTTCAAGCTGGAGAAAGTCTGTCCCTGCGGGTGGTAATGGACGCTTACCCAAAACCTCAGTCATTTTCTTGGAGCTACAGTCGTCTAAGACTGACCAACACTACAGATCATGTGATCACCAGCCGGTCACATGGGAACAG TTACACCAGCGAGCTGAAGCTCGTCCGTCTCAAGGTGTCAGAGAGTGGTGTGTATACCTTCACATGCTCAAACCGAGACGTCACTATCCATCAAAGATTCGAAGTCCACGTTATAA GTAAACCTCAGATTGTGTCCTATGAAGGGCCGATTGATGGACAGGTGCGTTGTGTGGCTGAGGGTTACCCCACCCCTCAGATCAAGTGGTATTACTGCGACCAGCCCCATTTAAG GTGCTCTAATTTGCTGAATGCCACTCAAGAGGAGGAAGATGTTGTCACTGTAACCATGACAAATCCACCCTTTGGGAAAGGCGCAGTGGAGAGTCGTCTAAACATCACTAAGAACAATTACCCCACCCTTGAATGTGTGGCATCTGCCAACGGAGAAATCGTTTACACTCTATTCTCTATCAGTG AAAGCACCATTCCTCACGAGCTCTTCACACCCCTACTTATCGGATTTGTTGCCGCGGCAGTTATCCTTCTTCTCATCCTTATTGTGCTATCTTACAAGTACATGCAG aaaccTAAATACCAAATACAGTGGAAAGTCATAGAGGGTATCCATGGAAACAACTACGTGTACATTGACCCTACTCAGCTTCCATACGACCACCAATGGGAGTTTCCCAGAGATAAGCTGCGATTTG GAAAAACTCTTGGATCTGGAGCGTTTGGGAAGGTGGTGGAAGCCACTGCTTATGGAATGTCTAAAGCGGATTCAGTGTTGACTGTAGCTGTGAAGATGTTAAAAC CAAGTGCCCATGCCACTGAAAAAGAGGCTTTGATGTCAGAGCTGAAGGTGCTTAGTTATCTTGGCAACCATATTAACATTGTGAATCTGCTTGGCGCCTGCACTATAGGAG gTCCGACTCTAGTTATAACTGAATACTGCTGTTTCGGTGACCTGTTGAACTTCCTGCGCAGAAGAAGAGAATCCTTCTACTTCTGTACACTGGGAGAAGACACTTACTATAGAAATGTCATGATGCAACCCAAGGCAAG TGAAAGCAGGAACGGCTACGTGACCATGAAGCCTTCTGCAACGGGAATTCTGTCTTCGGAAAACAGAAGATCACTTAATAAAG GTGATACCTACAGTGATTCAGATACGGTCAGTGAGATTCTGCAGGAAGATGGTTTGACTCTGGACACTGAGGATCTTCTCAGCTTCTCCTACCAAGTAGCCAAAGGGATGGATTTTCTGGCGTCCAAGAAT tgtATTCACAGAGACCTGGCAGCAAGGAACATTCTTCTCACCCAAGGCCGAGTGGCTAAGATCTGTGACTTTGGACTGGCTCGTGACATCACGACTGACTCCAACTATGTTGTCAAAGGCAAT GCACGTCTCCCGGTTAAGTGGATGTCCCCTGAGAGCATCTTTGAGTGTGTGTACACCTTTGAAAGTGATGTCTGGTCTTACGGCATCCTGCTGTGGGAGATCTTCTCTCTCG GCAGTAGTCCTTACCCGGGAATGCCAGTGGACTCGAAATTCTATAAGATGATCAAAGAGGGATACCGCATGGAGTCACCTGAGTTTGCACCAGTTGAAAT GTACGAGATCATGCATTCATGCTGGGATGCCGATCCTTTTCAGAGACCGTCGTTTAGCAAGATAGTGGAGAAGATCGAACAGCAGATCTCGGACAGCACCaaacat ATTTACCTAAACTTCAGCTCCAAGTTGCCAGTGGCATCAGGAACCCGTGAGGAGTCGAGTTCTCACGTCCATCGGCTAAACTCCGCTGGCAGTCACAGTACCATTACTCAACCCCTGCTCTCCAGTAATAATGTCTTCATTGAAGGGATGGGCCCACGTCCCATTCCAGTGTGA
- the kita gene encoding mast/stem cell growth factor receptor kita isoform X3 — protein sequence MDYRCVLFTVLLQFIVQPGRSRPTITPDGPQLTVPLNGNFILRCQSDSSVRWLREDRPTRTLKEEQREGLFTILKVPKAGPQHMGKYSCREESGEKSSIYVYVKDPENPFRRGIVFDIVAGEGETVTIPCSATDPNMQDLHLEKCDGQPLPDRLRYSSSIETGVALNSIRKDFEGCYVCVGTLGGATVKSGEYQLNVRLVPDAPPPITLGQPQRVLLTQGEKLSLSCSTSNVNSDITIKWKAPHGVQPSVQQTSRLLTEPISHLRTATLNLPSVTIQDTGNYSCEAMNEKGTSVKLVSVDIYGKGFINLTSVENSTKRVQAGESLSLRVVMDAYPKPQSFSWSYSRLRLTNTTDHVITSRSHGNSYTSELKLVRLKVSESGVYTFTCSNRDVTIHQRFEVHVISKPQIVSYEGPIDGQVRCVAEGYPTPQIKWYYCDQPHLRCSNLLNATQEEEDVVTVTMTNPPFGKGAVESRLNITKNNYPTLECVASANGEIVYTLFSISESTIPHELFTPLLIGFVAAAVILLLILIVLSYKYMQKPKYQIQWKVIEGIHGNNYVYIDPTQLPYDHQWEFPRDKLRFGKTLGSGAFGKVVEATAYGMSKADSVLTVAVKMLKPSAHATEKEALMSELKVLSYLGNHINIVNLLGACTIGGPTLVITEYCCFGDLLNFLRRRRESFYFCTLGEDTYYRNVMMQPKASESRNGYVTMKPSATGILSSENRRSLNKGDTYSDSDTVSEILQEDGLTLDTEDLLSFSYQVAKGMDFLASKNCIHRDLAARNILLTQGRVAKICDFGLARDITTDSNYVVKGNARLPVKWMSPESIFECVYTFESDVWSYGILLWEIFSLGSSPYPGMPVDSKFYKMIKEGYRMESPEFAPVEMYEIMHSCWDADPFQRPSFSKIVEKIEQQISDSTKHIYLNFSSKLPVASGTREESSSHVHRLNSAGSHSTITQPLLSSNNVFIEGMGPRPIPV from the exons ATGGACTATCGCTGCGTTCTCTTTACTGTTTTGTTGCAGTTCATCGTCCAACCAG GCAGGTCCAGGCCCACCATCACCCCGGACGGACCCCAGCTCACAGTTCCGCTGAACGGCAACTTCATTTTGCGTTGCCAGAGTGACAGTTCGGTGCGCTGGCTACGAGAAGATCGTCCAACACGGACCCTAAAGGAGGAACAAAGAGAGGGCCTGTTCACAATTCTTAAAGTGCCCAAAGCAGGCCCGCAACACATGGGCAAATATTCCTGTCGGGAAGAGTCTGGTGAAAAGAGCTCCATCTATGTGTATGTTAAAG ATCCTGAAAATCCCTTCAGGAGGGGCATCGTGTTCGACATTGTCGCGGGAGAAGGAGAAACGGTCACGATCCCGTGCTCGGCGACAGACCCTAACATGCAAGACCTGCACTTGGAGAAATGTGACGGGCAACCCTTGCCTGACAGATTGCGATATTCGTCCAGTATCGAGACGGGTGTGGCGCTAAATAGCATTAGGAAGGATTTCGAGGGATGCTACGTCTGTGTCGGGACTCTGGGGGGAGCCACTGTTAAATCCGGGGAATATCAACTCAACGTCCGGCTCG tTCCAGACGCACCCCCTCCGATCACACTGGGTCAGCCTCAAAGAGTTCTGCTCACCCAGGGGGAAAAACTTTCCCTATCCTGCTCCACCTCAAATGTCAACAGCGACATCACGATCAAGTGGAAGGCTCCACATGGAGTG CAACCGTCAGTGCAGCAGACATCCCGTCTCCTGACTGAGCCCATTTCTCACTTACGGACGGCCACCCTAAACCTGCCCTCCGTCACAATACAGGACACTGGGAATTACAGCTGTGAGGCTATGAATGAGAAAGGGACCAGTGTAAAGTTAGTCTCGGTCGATATCTATG GTAAAGGCTTCATTAACCTAACAAGTGTGGAGAACAGCACAAAAAGAGTTCAAGCTGGAGAAAGTCTGTCCCTGCGGGTGGTAATGGACGCTTACCCAAAACCTCAGTCATTTTCTTGGAGCTACAGTCGTCTAAGACTGACCAACACTACAGATCATGTGATCACCAGCCGGTCACATGGGAACAG TTACACCAGCGAGCTGAAGCTCGTCCGTCTCAAGGTGTCAGAGAGTGGTGTGTATACCTTCACATGCTCAAACCGAGACGTCACTATCCATCAAAGATTCGAAGTCCACGTTATAA GTAAACCTCAGATTGTGTCCTATGAAGGGCCGATTGATGGACAGGTGCGTTGTGTGGCTGAGGGTTACCCCACCCCTCAGATCAAGTGGTATTACTGCGACCAGCCCCATTTAAG GTGCTCTAATTTGCTGAATGCCACTCAAGAGGAGGAAGATGTTGTCACTGTAACCATGACAAATCCACCCTTTGGGAAAGGCGCAGTGGAGAGTCGTCTAAACATCACTAAGAACAATTACCCCACCCTTGAATGTGTGGCATCTGCCAACGGAGAAATCGTTTACACTCTATTCTCTATCAGTG AAAGCACCATTCCTCACGAGCTCTTCACACCCCTACTTATCGGATTTGTTGCCGCGGCAGTTATCCTTCTTCTCATCCTTATTGTGCTATCTTACAAGTACATGCAG aaaccTAAATACCAAATACAGTGGAAAGTCATAGAGGGTATCCATGGAAACAACTACGTGTACATTGACCCTACTCAGCTTCCATACGACCACCAATGGGAGTTTCCCAGAGATAAGCTGCGATTTG GAAAAACTCTTGGATCTGGAGCGTTTGGGAAGGTGGTGGAAGCCACTGCTTATGGAATGTCTAAAGCGGATTCAGTGTTGACTGTAGCTGTGAAGATGTTAAAAC CAAGTGCCCATGCCACTGAAAAAGAGGCTTTGATGTCAGAGCTGAAGGTGCTTAGTTATCTTGGCAACCATATTAACATTGTGAATCTGCTTGGCGCCTGCACTATAGGAG gTCCGACTCTAGTTATAACTGAATACTGCTGTTTCGGTGACCTGTTGAACTTCCTGCGCAGAAGAAGAGAATCCTTCTACTTCTGTACACTGGGAGAAGACACTTACTATAGAAATGTCATGATGCAACCCAAGGCAAG TGAAAGCAGGAACGGCTACGTGACCATGAAGCCTTCTGCAACGGGAATTCTGTCTTCGGAAAACAGAAGATCACTTAATAAAG GTGATACCTACAGTGATTCAGATACGGTCAGTGAGATTCTGCAGGAAGATGGTTTGACTCTGGACACTGAGGATCTTCTCAGCTTCTCCTACCAAGTAGCCAAAGGGATGGATTTTCTGGCGTCCAAGAAT tgtATTCACAGAGACCTGGCAGCAAGGAACATTCTTCTCACCCAAGGCCGAGTGGCTAAGATCTGTGACTTTGGACTGGCTCGTGACATCACGACTGACTCCAACTATGTTGTCAAAGGCAAT GCACGTCTCCCGGTTAAGTGGATGTCCCCTGAGAGCATCTTTGAGTGTGTGTACACCTTTGAAAGTGATGTCTGGTCTTACGGCATCCTGCTGTGGGAGATCTTCTCTCTCG GCAGTAGTCCTTACCCGGGAATGCCAGTGGACTCGAAATTCTATAAGATGATCAAAGAGGGATACCGCATGGAGTCACCTGAGTTTGCACCAGTTGAAAT GTACGAGATCATGCATTCATGCTGGGATGCCGATCCTTTTCAGAGACCGTCGTTTAGCAAGATAGTGGAGAAGATCGAACAGCAGATCTCGGACAGCACCaaacat ATTTACCTAAACTTCAGCTCCAAGTTGCCAGTGGCATCAGGAACCCGTGAGGAGTCGAGTTCTCACGTCCATCGGCTAAACTCCGCTGGCAGTCACAGTACCATTACTCAACCCCTGCTCTCCAGTAATAATGTCTTCATTGAAGGGATGGGCCCACGTCCCATTCCAGTGTGA
- the kita gene encoding mast/stem cell growth factor receptor kita isoform X1: MDYRCVLFTVLLQFIVQPGRSRPTITPDGPQLTVPLNGNFILRCQSDSSVRWLREDRPTRTLKEEQREGLFTILKVPKAGPQHMGKYSCREESGEKSSIYVYVKAFLSADPENPFRRGIVFDIVAGEGETVTIPCSATDPNMQDLHLEKCDGQPLPDRLRYSSSIETGVALNSIRKDFEGCYVCVGTLGGATVKSGEYQLNVRLVPDAPPPITLGQPQRVLLTQGEKLSLSCSTSNVNSDITIKWKAPHGVQPSVQQTSRLLTEPISHLRTATLNLPSVTIQDTGNYSCEAMNEKGTSVKLVSVDIYGKGFINLTSVENSTKRVQAGESLSLRVVMDAYPKPQSFSWSYSRLRLTNTTDHVITSRSHGNSYTSELKLVRLKVSESGVYTFTCSNRDVTIHQRFEVHVISKPQIVSYEGPIDGQVRCVAEGYPTPQIKWYYCDQPHLRCSNLLNATQEEEDVVTVTMTNPPFGKGAVESRLNITKNNYPTLECVASANGEIVYTLFSISESTIPHELFTPLLIGFVAAAVILLLILIVLSYKYMQKPKYQIQWKVIEGIHGNNYVYIDPTQLPYDHQWEFPRDKLRFGKTLGSGAFGKVVEATAYGMSKADSVLTVAVKMLKPSAHATEKEALMSELKVLSYLGNHINIVNLLGACTIGGPTLVITEYCCFGDLLNFLRRRRESFYFCTLGEDTYYRNVMMQPKASESRNGYVTMKPSATGILSSENRRSLNKGDTYSDSDTVSEILQEDGLTLDTEDLLSFSYQVAKGMDFLASKNCIHRDLAARNILLTQGRVAKICDFGLARDITTDSNYVVKGNARLPVKWMSPESIFECVYTFESDVWSYGILLWEIFSLGSSPYPGMPVDSKFYKMIKEGYRMESPEFAPVEMYEIMHSCWDADPFQRPSFSKIVEKIEQQISDSTKHIYLNFSSKLPVASGTREESSSHVHRLNSAGSHSTITQPLLSSNNVFIEGMGPRPIPV, from the exons ATGGACTATCGCTGCGTTCTCTTTACTGTTTTGTTGCAGTTCATCGTCCAACCAG GCAGGTCCAGGCCCACCATCACCCCGGACGGACCCCAGCTCACAGTTCCGCTGAACGGCAACTTCATTTTGCGTTGCCAGAGTGACAGTTCGGTGCGCTGGCTACGAGAAGATCGTCCAACACGGACCCTAAAGGAGGAACAAAGAGAGGGCCTGTTCACAATTCTTAAAGTGCCCAAAGCAGGCCCGCAACACATGGGCAAATATTCCTGTCGGGAAGAGTCTGGTGAAAAGAGCTCCATCTATGTGTATGTTAAAG CATTCCTCTCAGCAGATCCTGAAAATCCCTTCAGGAGGGGCATCGTGTTCGACATTGTCGCGGGAGAAGGAGAAACGGTCACGATCCCGTGCTCGGCGACAGACCCTAACATGCAAGACCTGCACTTGGAGAAATGTGACGGGCAACCCTTGCCTGACAGATTGCGATATTCGTCCAGTATCGAGACGGGTGTGGCGCTAAATAGCATTAGGAAGGATTTCGAGGGATGCTACGTCTGTGTCGGGACTCTGGGGGGAGCCACTGTTAAATCCGGGGAATATCAACTCAACGTCCGGCTCG tTCCAGACGCACCCCCTCCGATCACACTGGGTCAGCCTCAAAGAGTTCTGCTCACCCAGGGGGAAAAACTTTCCCTATCCTGCTCCACCTCAAATGTCAACAGCGACATCACGATCAAGTGGAAGGCTCCACATGGAGTG CAACCGTCAGTGCAGCAGACATCCCGTCTCCTGACTGAGCCCATTTCTCACTTACGGACGGCCACCCTAAACCTGCCCTCCGTCACAATACAGGACACTGGGAATTACAGCTGTGAGGCTATGAATGAGAAAGGGACCAGTGTAAAGTTAGTCTCGGTCGATATCTATG GTAAAGGCTTCATTAACCTAACAAGTGTGGAGAACAGCACAAAAAGAGTTCAAGCTGGAGAAAGTCTGTCCCTGCGGGTGGTAATGGACGCTTACCCAAAACCTCAGTCATTTTCTTGGAGCTACAGTCGTCTAAGACTGACCAACACTACAGATCATGTGATCACCAGCCGGTCACATGGGAACAG TTACACCAGCGAGCTGAAGCTCGTCCGTCTCAAGGTGTCAGAGAGTGGTGTGTATACCTTCACATGCTCAAACCGAGACGTCACTATCCATCAAAGATTCGAAGTCCACGTTATAA GTAAACCTCAGATTGTGTCCTATGAAGGGCCGATTGATGGACAGGTGCGTTGTGTGGCTGAGGGTTACCCCACCCCTCAGATCAAGTGGTATTACTGCGACCAGCCCCATTTAAG GTGCTCTAATTTGCTGAATGCCACTCAAGAGGAGGAAGATGTTGTCACTGTAACCATGACAAATCCACCCTTTGGGAAAGGCGCAGTGGAGAGTCGTCTAAACATCACTAAGAACAATTACCCCACCCTTGAATGTGTGGCATCTGCCAACGGAGAAATCGTTTACACTCTATTCTCTATCAGTG AAAGCACCATTCCTCACGAGCTCTTCACACCCCTACTTATCGGATTTGTTGCCGCGGCAGTTATCCTTCTTCTCATCCTTATTGTGCTATCTTACAAGTACATGCAG aaaccTAAATACCAAATACAGTGGAAAGTCATAGAGGGTATCCATGGAAACAACTACGTGTACATTGACCCTACTCAGCTTCCATACGACCACCAATGGGAGTTTCCCAGAGATAAGCTGCGATTTG GAAAAACTCTTGGATCTGGAGCGTTTGGGAAGGTGGTGGAAGCCACTGCTTATGGAATGTCTAAAGCGGATTCAGTGTTGACTGTAGCTGTGAAGATGTTAAAAC CAAGTGCCCATGCCACTGAAAAAGAGGCTTTGATGTCAGAGCTGAAGGTGCTTAGTTATCTTGGCAACCATATTAACATTGTGAATCTGCTTGGCGCCTGCACTATAGGAG gTCCGACTCTAGTTATAACTGAATACTGCTGTTTCGGTGACCTGTTGAACTTCCTGCGCAGAAGAAGAGAATCCTTCTACTTCTGTACACTGGGAGAAGACACTTACTATAGAAATGTCATGATGCAACCCAAGGCAAG TGAAAGCAGGAACGGCTACGTGACCATGAAGCCTTCTGCAACGGGAATTCTGTCTTCGGAAAACAGAAGATCACTTAATAAAG GTGATACCTACAGTGATTCAGATACGGTCAGTGAGATTCTGCAGGAAGATGGTTTGACTCTGGACACTGAGGATCTTCTCAGCTTCTCCTACCAAGTAGCCAAAGGGATGGATTTTCTGGCGTCCAAGAAT tgtATTCACAGAGACCTGGCAGCAAGGAACATTCTTCTCACCCAAGGCCGAGTGGCTAAGATCTGTGACTTTGGACTGGCTCGTGACATCACGACTGACTCCAACTATGTTGTCAAAGGCAAT GCACGTCTCCCGGTTAAGTGGATGTCCCCTGAGAGCATCTTTGAGTGTGTGTACACCTTTGAAAGTGATGTCTGGTCTTACGGCATCCTGCTGTGGGAGATCTTCTCTCTCG GCAGTAGTCCTTACCCGGGAATGCCAGTGGACTCGAAATTCTATAAGATGATCAAAGAGGGATACCGCATGGAGTCACCTGAGTTTGCACCAGTTGAAAT GTACGAGATCATGCATTCATGCTGGGATGCCGATCCTTTTCAGAGACCGTCGTTTAGCAAGATAGTGGAGAAGATCGAACAGCAGATCTCGGACAGCACCaaacat ATTTACCTAAACTTCAGCTCCAAGTTGCCAGTGGCATCAGGAACCCGTGAGGAGTCGAGTTCTCACGTCCATCGGCTAAACTCCGCTGGCAGTCACAGTACCATTACTCAACCCCTGCTCTCCAGTAATAATGTCTTCATTGAAGGGATGGGCCCACGTCCCATTCCAGTGTGA